A window of Balearica regulorum gibbericeps isolate bBalReg1 chromosome Z, bBalReg1.pri, whole genome shotgun sequence contains these coding sequences:
- the PIGO gene encoding GPI ethanolamine phosphate transferase 3, catalytic subunit isoform X2 — protein MQRWPVLLFLAWVCFLFFAGIGLFMSGFLLTRIELASSSSCSDPFVPPSWERQSLPPGSCWAPQRFSKAVLVIIDALRFEFAHFNPAKASPRPYENKLSFLHHLVTSQPRHARLYRFRADPPTATMQRIKGLTTGSLPTFIDVGSNFATYAIQEDNLLAQLVQNGRRVIFMGDDTWEGLFPKKFFRSYFFPSFNVKDLHTVDDGILQHLYPTVDSGEWDMLIAHFLGVDHCGHKHGPDHAEMAKKLTQMNEMLRSLVEHLGNDTLLLVAGDHGMTETGDHGGDSEKEVNAALFVYSKTPLFGTGPPEVDRFLHAYSLVAQDLPAEQLQRLQDLFSGAVEEHAQLLAQVQGLTLVPPELESRLGSLIGRFQLYLREARAVCTQSWARFHPLRMVGGCTLIAASCLLCYMASELATASDSFYRSCLLYPLLWGLVVAVLLGLAYAFTQNGLDLLLVSSWAAAASQLGFFWYWWGRHPKRARLAGSQPPLANVSLRQRLQAWLGLAFPMGILLFRCGAMFSDSFVVAEARVAPFLLASLVMLLIGKLHWDGRLTVPEGPKQQLLGFSSYRREIWYLLCLVAMLLVCVRLSGFFHQCREEIPQCRPSLFLSPLASLRNTRAKNLFYLLCVALLAGLVCAVRSWLRHYGNLNSSDPLVLFVRWGFPLVVLCIACYWAVASSADDSLGKLQELVQVAVVAFPWAVYGLASVGLLLLLCNPMTVFAKDTRESAGSIVTPYLGVPSSEVDFLHVIPQIYRRMQESQKSCLERGGCKATVAAYGLGSVYSAALVIALTLLGFLLMLLHSERLSLAFLLLFLEAFVLLHIHTRARGLAGDAEPFSVPWYAVISWLLAASQFFYSTGHQPIFPAIHWNAAFVGFHLDHSTNLLPAVLVGANTFASHILFAVSCPLLLLWPFVCEMPSSQRKKPKKEPREELQEVEEHMMEMRLRESPEKFSTALLQLGLKYLFVLGTQLLACVCAAMILRRHLMVWKVFAPKFLFESLGFVVSSICLLLGISLVMRVDCAVSTWFSQLQLR, from the exons ACCTTGTAACCTCCCAGCCACGCCATGCCCGCCTCTACCGCTTCCGAGCCGATCCCCCCACTGCCACCATGCAGCGCATCAAGGGCCTCACCACCGGCTCACTGCCCACTTTCATTGATGTGGGCAGCAACTTTGCCACCTACGCGATCCAGGAGGACAACCTGTTGGCACAGCTGGTGCAGAACG GAAGGAGAGTGATCTTCATGGGTGATGACACTTGGGAAGGGCTCTTCCCAAAGAAGTTTTTCCGCTCgtatttcttcccttcttttaatGTGAAGGATCTTCACACTGTGGATGATGGGATCCTGCAGCATCTCTATCCAACTG TGGACAGTGGTGAATGGGACATGCTGATTGCTCACTTCCTCGGCGTGGACCACTGTGGGCACAAACACGGACCTGACCATGCTGAAATGGCTAAGAAGCTCACCCAGATGAATGAGATGCTCAG GTCCTTGGTGGAGCACCTGGGGAATGACACCCTTCTGCTGGTTGCTGGGGACCATGGCATGACAGAGACCGGAGACCATGGCGGTGACAGCGAGAAGGAAGTGAATGCAGCACTGTTTGTGTACAGCAAAACGCCCCTGTTTGGCACTGGACCTCCCGAG GTGGACCGCTTCCTGCACGCCTACTCACTGGTGGCTCAGGAcctgccagcagagcagctccagcgCCTGCAGGACCTCTTCTCCGGCGCCGTGGAGGAGCACGCTCAGCTCTTGGCCCAGGTGCAGGGGCTGACGCTGGTGCCGCCGGAGCTGGAGTCCAGGCTGGGAAGCCTCATCGGTCGCTTCCAGCTCTACCTGCGGGAGGCACGGGCTGTGTGCACCCAGTCTTGGGCCCGCTTCCATCCCCTGCGTATGGTGGGGGGCTGCACCCTTATTGCTGCTTCCTGCTTGCTCTGCTACATGGCCTCAGAGCTGGCCACAGCATCAGACTCTTTCTATCGCAGCTGTCTCCTGTACCCGCTGCTTTGGGGCCTGGTGGTGGCTGTTCTGCTTGGGCTGGCCTATGCATTCACCCAGAATGGGCTGGATCTCCTCCTGGTGTCGTCatgggcagctgctgcttctcagctgggttttttctggTACTGGTGGGGCCGGCATCCCAAGCGAGCCCGTTTGGCGGGCAGTCAGCCACCCTTGGCCAACGTTAGCCTGAGGCAGAGGCTGCAAgcctggctggggctggcgTTCCCCATGGGCATTCTGCTCTTCCGCTGCGGAGCTATGTTCTCCGATAGCTTTGTGGTGGCCGAGGCACGAGTGGCCCCATTCCTGCTGGCCTCGCTGGTGATGTTGCTAATAGGGAAGCTCCACTGGGACGGTCGCCTGACTGTGCCAGAAGGccccaagcagcagctccttggCTTTTCTTCTTACCGGAGAGAGATCTGGTACCTGCTGTGCCTTGTGGCCATGCTCCTGGTCTGCGTGCGCCTCTCTGGTTTCTTCCACCAGTGCCGCGAAGAAATCCCTCAGTGCCGgccctctcttttcctctccccccttGCCAGCCTGAGAAACACACGGGCCAAGAACCTCTTCTACCTTTTGTGTGTGGCCTTGTTGGCCGGGCTAGTCTGTGCAGTGCGGAGCTGGCTGCGACACTACGGCAACCTGAACAGCTCGGACCCCCTCGTGCTCTTTGTGCGCTGGGGTTTCCCACTGGTGGTCCTTTGCATTGCCTGCTACTGGGCCGTTGCCTCCAGCGCTGATGACTCTCTCGGcaagctgcaggagctggtgcaggTAGCAGTTGTTGCCTTTCCATGGGCTGTCTATGGCCTAGCGTCcgtggggctgctgctgctgctgtgcaatCCTATGACGGTGTTCGCAAAGGACACGCGGGAGTCAGCAGGATCCATCGTCACTCCCTACCTGGGGGTTCCCAGCTCTGAAGTTGACTTCCTCCACGTCATCCCTCAGATCTATAGGAGGATGCAGGAGTCTCAGAAGAGCTGCCTGGAGCGAGGCGGCTGCAAGGCCACTGTCGCAGCGTACGGACTGGGCAGCGTGTACTCGGCAGCCCTGGTCATAGCGCTCACCCTGCTGGGCTTCCTCTTGATGCTTCTGCACAGTGAGCGCCTGAGTCTTGCCTTCCTGCTCCTGTTCCTGGAGGCCTTCGTGCTGCTGCACATCCACACACGTGCCAGAGGCCTTGCTGGAGATGCTG aGCCTTTTTCGGTGCCCTGGTATGCAGTCATCTCCTGGCTCCTTGCTGCTTCCCAGTTCTTCTATTCCACAGGCCACCAGCCCATCTTCCCAGCCATCCACTGGAATGCAGCCTTTGTGGGCTTCCACCTTGACCACAGCACGAACCTCCTGCCCGCTGTCCTGGTGGGCGCCAACACCTTTGCCTCCCATATCCTCTTTGCAG TCAGctgccctctgctcctgctttggCCCTTTGTGTGTGAGATGCCCAGCTCACAGAGGAAGAAGCCCAAGAAGGAGCCCCGGGAGGAGCTGCAAGAGGTGGAGGAGCACATGATGGAGATGAGGCTGCGGGAGTCGCCAGAGAAGTTCtccactgctctgctgcagctgggccTGAAGTACCTCTTTGTCCTTGGGACACAG CTTTTGGCCTGTGTTTGTGCAGCTATGATCCTCAGGAGGCACCTCATGGTCTGGAAGGTGTTTGCCCCAAA GTTCCTCTTTGAGTCGCTGGGCTTCGTGGTGAGCAGCATCTGCCTCCTGCTGGGGATCTCCCTGGTGATGCGTGTGGACTGTGCCGTCAGCACCTGGTTCAGCCAGCTTCAGCTCAGGTAG
- the PIGO gene encoding GPI ethanolamine phosphate transferase 3, catalytic subunit isoform X1, whose product MQRWPVLLFLAWVCFLFFAGIGLFMSGFLLTRIELASSSSCSDPFVPPSWERQSLPPGSCWAPQRFSKAVLVIIDALRFEFAHFNPAKASPRPYENKLSFLHHLVTSQPRHARLYRFRADPPTATMQRIKGLTTGSLPTFIDVGSNFATYAIQEDNLLAQLVQNGRRVIFMGDDTWEGLFPKKFFRSYFFPSFNVKDLHTVDDGILQHLYPTVDSGEWDMLIAHFLGVDHCGHKHGPDHAEMAKKLTQMNEMLRSLVEHLGNDTLLLVAGDHGMTETGDHGGDSEKEVNAALFVYSKTPLFGTGPPEEPEAVAQVNLVPTVALLLGVPIPYSNIGEVMAELFSGDGDAVSAALQQLLVYHINAKQVDRFLHAYSLVAQDLPAEQLQRLQDLFSGAVEEHAQLLAQVQGLTLVPPELESRLGSLIGRFQLYLREARAVCTQSWARFHPLRMVGGCTLIAASCLLCYMASELATASDSFYRSCLLYPLLWGLVVAVLLGLAYAFTQNGLDLLLVSSWAAAASQLGFFWYWWGRHPKRARLAGSQPPLANVSLRQRLQAWLGLAFPMGILLFRCGAMFSDSFVVAEARVAPFLLASLVMLLIGKLHWDGRLTVPEGPKQQLLGFSSYRREIWYLLCLVAMLLVCVRLSGFFHQCREEIPQCRPSLFLSPLASLRNTRAKNLFYLLCVALLAGLVCAVRSWLRHYGNLNSSDPLVLFVRWGFPLVVLCIACYWAVASSADDSLGKLQELVQVAVVAFPWAVYGLASVGLLLLLCNPMTVFAKDTRESAGSIVTPYLGVPSSEVDFLHVIPQIYRRMQESQKSCLERGGCKATVAAYGLGSVYSAALVIALTLLGFLLMLLHSERLSLAFLLLFLEAFVLLHIHTRARGLAGDAEPFSVPWYAVISWLLAASQFFYSTGHQPIFPAIHWNAAFVGFHLDHSTNLLPAVLVGANTFASHILFAVSCPLLLLWPFVCEMPSSQRKKPKKEPREELQEVEEHMMEMRLRESPEKFSTALLQLGLKYLFVLGTQLLACVCAAMILRRHLMVWKVFAPKFLFESLGFVVSSICLLLGISLVMRVDCAVSTWFSQLQLR is encoded by the exons ACCTTGTAACCTCCCAGCCACGCCATGCCCGCCTCTACCGCTTCCGAGCCGATCCCCCCACTGCCACCATGCAGCGCATCAAGGGCCTCACCACCGGCTCACTGCCCACTTTCATTGATGTGGGCAGCAACTTTGCCACCTACGCGATCCAGGAGGACAACCTGTTGGCACAGCTGGTGCAGAACG GAAGGAGAGTGATCTTCATGGGTGATGACACTTGGGAAGGGCTCTTCCCAAAGAAGTTTTTCCGCTCgtatttcttcccttcttttaatGTGAAGGATCTTCACACTGTGGATGATGGGATCCTGCAGCATCTCTATCCAACTG TGGACAGTGGTGAATGGGACATGCTGATTGCTCACTTCCTCGGCGTGGACCACTGTGGGCACAAACACGGACCTGACCATGCTGAAATGGCTAAGAAGCTCACCCAGATGAATGAGATGCTCAG GTCCTTGGTGGAGCACCTGGGGAATGACACCCTTCTGCTGGTTGCTGGGGACCATGGCATGACAGAGACCGGAGACCATGGCGGTGACAGCGAGAAGGAAGTGAATGCAGCACTGTTTGTGTACAGCAAAACGCCCCTGTTTGGCACTGGACCTCCCGAG GAGCCTGAGGCTGTTGCCCAGGTGAACCTGGTGCCCACTGTGGCCCTGCTGCTGGGTGTGCCCATCCCCTACAGTAACATTGGGGAGGTGATGGCTGAGCTGTTCTCCGGGGACGGTGACGCTGTGTCTGCAGCCTTGCAGCAGCTCTTGGTCTATCACATCAACGCCAAGCAG GTGGACCGCTTCCTGCACGCCTACTCACTGGTGGCTCAGGAcctgccagcagagcagctccagcgCCTGCAGGACCTCTTCTCCGGCGCCGTGGAGGAGCACGCTCAGCTCTTGGCCCAGGTGCAGGGGCTGACGCTGGTGCCGCCGGAGCTGGAGTCCAGGCTGGGAAGCCTCATCGGTCGCTTCCAGCTCTACCTGCGGGAGGCACGGGCTGTGTGCACCCAGTCTTGGGCCCGCTTCCATCCCCTGCGTATGGTGGGGGGCTGCACCCTTATTGCTGCTTCCTGCTTGCTCTGCTACATGGCCTCAGAGCTGGCCACAGCATCAGACTCTTTCTATCGCAGCTGTCTCCTGTACCCGCTGCTTTGGGGCCTGGTGGTGGCTGTTCTGCTTGGGCTGGCCTATGCATTCACCCAGAATGGGCTGGATCTCCTCCTGGTGTCGTCatgggcagctgctgcttctcagctgggttttttctggTACTGGTGGGGCCGGCATCCCAAGCGAGCCCGTTTGGCGGGCAGTCAGCCACCCTTGGCCAACGTTAGCCTGAGGCAGAGGCTGCAAgcctggctggggctggcgTTCCCCATGGGCATTCTGCTCTTCCGCTGCGGAGCTATGTTCTCCGATAGCTTTGTGGTGGCCGAGGCACGAGTGGCCCCATTCCTGCTGGCCTCGCTGGTGATGTTGCTAATAGGGAAGCTCCACTGGGACGGTCGCCTGACTGTGCCAGAAGGccccaagcagcagctccttggCTTTTCTTCTTACCGGAGAGAGATCTGGTACCTGCTGTGCCTTGTGGCCATGCTCCTGGTCTGCGTGCGCCTCTCTGGTTTCTTCCACCAGTGCCGCGAAGAAATCCCTCAGTGCCGgccctctcttttcctctccccccttGCCAGCCTGAGAAACACACGGGCCAAGAACCTCTTCTACCTTTTGTGTGTGGCCTTGTTGGCCGGGCTAGTCTGTGCAGTGCGGAGCTGGCTGCGACACTACGGCAACCTGAACAGCTCGGACCCCCTCGTGCTCTTTGTGCGCTGGGGTTTCCCACTGGTGGTCCTTTGCATTGCCTGCTACTGGGCCGTTGCCTCCAGCGCTGATGACTCTCTCGGcaagctgcaggagctggtgcaggTAGCAGTTGTTGCCTTTCCATGGGCTGTCTATGGCCTAGCGTCcgtggggctgctgctgctgctgtgcaatCCTATGACGGTGTTCGCAAAGGACACGCGGGAGTCAGCAGGATCCATCGTCACTCCCTACCTGGGGGTTCCCAGCTCTGAAGTTGACTTCCTCCACGTCATCCCTCAGATCTATAGGAGGATGCAGGAGTCTCAGAAGAGCTGCCTGGAGCGAGGCGGCTGCAAGGCCACTGTCGCAGCGTACGGACTGGGCAGCGTGTACTCGGCAGCCCTGGTCATAGCGCTCACCCTGCTGGGCTTCCTCTTGATGCTTCTGCACAGTGAGCGCCTGAGTCTTGCCTTCCTGCTCCTGTTCCTGGAGGCCTTCGTGCTGCTGCACATCCACACACGTGCCAGAGGCCTTGCTGGAGATGCTG aGCCTTTTTCGGTGCCCTGGTATGCAGTCATCTCCTGGCTCCTTGCTGCTTCCCAGTTCTTCTATTCCACAGGCCACCAGCCCATCTTCCCAGCCATCCACTGGAATGCAGCCTTTGTGGGCTTCCACCTTGACCACAGCACGAACCTCCTGCCCGCTGTCCTGGTGGGCGCCAACACCTTTGCCTCCCATATCCTCTTTGCAG TCAGctgccctctgctcctgctttggCCCTTTGTGTGTGAGATGCCCAGCTCACAGAGGAAGAAGCCCAAGAAGGAGCCCCGGGAGGAGCTGCAAGAGGTGGAGGAGCACATGATGGAGATGAGGCTGCGGGAGTCGCCAGAGAAGTTCtccactgctctgctgcagctgggccTGAAGTACCTCTTTGTCCTTGGGACACAG CTTTTGGCCTGTGTTTGTGCAGCTATGATCCTCAGGAGGCACCTCATGGTCTGGAAGGTGTTTGCCCCAAA GTTCCTCTTTGAGTCGCTGGGCTTCGTGGTGAGCAGCATCTGCCTCCTGCTGGGGATCTCCCTGGTGATGCGTGTGGACTGTGCCGTCAGCACCTGGTTCAGCCAGCTTCAGCTCAGGTAG